A window from Hymenobacter volaticus encodes these proteins:
- a CDS encoding glycoside hydrolase family 127 protein, giving the protein MRANYLFAGVADVYAETGDKALLTTLDKMWNDVTSHKMYVTGACGALYDGVSPDGTAYKPDTVQKIHQAYGRDYQLPNYTAHGETCANIGNVLWNWRMLQVTADAKYADVLETALYNSVLSGISLDGKRFLYTNPLAYSDELPFSQRWSKDRVDYISLSNCCPPNVVRTVAEVSNYLYSVSDKGLWLNMYGGNTLNTKLRDGSAVRMSQVTDYPWDGTVKLTLNEAPLKPFSLFLRIPGWSEQVKLLVNGKAQNVALKPGTYAEVNRTWKAGDQVELQLPMPARLVEANPLVEETRNQVAVKRGPIVYCAETKDFPVNQKLSALTISAGTRFSPKQLRIEGSSVMTLTGKGELTPDQQWSSQLYRPLSNRKPTTVPLTLIPYYAWGNRGHTDMQVWIPVSR; this is encoded by the coding sequence GTGCGCGCCAATTACCTGTTTGCGGGCGTGGCCGACGTGTATGCCGAAACCGGCGACAAAGCGTTGCTCACCACCCTGGACAAGATGTGGAACGACGTGACCAGCCACAAAATGTACGTCACGGGAGCCTGCGGAGCGCTTTACGACGGTGTTTCGCCCGACGGCACCGCCTACAAACCCGACACGGTGCAGAAAATTCACCAGGCGTATGGGCGCGACTACCAGCTCCCCAACTACACGGCCCACGGCGAGACCTGCGCCAACATCGGCAACGTGCTCTGGAACTGGCGCATGCTGCAAGTTACCGCCGACGCCAAGTACGCCGACGTGCTGGAAACGGCACTCTACAACAGCGTGCTTTCAGGTATCAGCCTAGATGGCAAGCGGTTTCTGTACACCAATCCGCTGGCGTATTCCGACGAGCTGCCATTCAGCCAGCGGTGGTCCAAGGATCGGGTCGACTACATCAGCCTTTCCAACTGCTGCCCGCCCAACGTAGTGCGCACCGTAGCTGAGGTCAGCAACTACCTGTACAGCGTATCAGACAAAGGTCTGTGGCTGAATATGTACGGCGGCAATACGCTGAACACCAAGCTTCGGGATGGCTCCGCCGTGCGCATGAGCCAAGTAACCGATTATCCGTGGGACGGCACCGTGAAGCTGACGCTGAACGAAGCGCCACTTAAGCCGTTTTCGCTGTTTCTCCGGATTCCGGGTTGGAGCGAGCAAGTTAAGCTGCTCGTCAATGGCAAAGCGCAAAACGTGGCGCTAAAGCCCGGCACCTACGCCGAAGTGAACCGCACCTGGAAGGCCGGCGACCAAGTGGAACTGCAATTGCCAATGCCCGCTCGACTCGTGGAAGCCAACCCGCTAGTGGAAGAAACCCGCAACCAGGTAGCCGTGAAACGCGGCCCCATTGTGTACTGCGCGGAAACCAAAGACTTCCCGGTTAACCAGAAGCTCTCGGCCCTTACCATTTCGGCTGGCACTCGCTTTTCGCCGAAGCAGCTACGCATCGAGGGCAGCAGCGTAATGACCCTTACCGGCAAAGGGGAGCTGACACCCGACCAACAATGGAGCAGCCAGCTCTACCGCCCGCTTTCCAACCGCAAACCCACCACGGTACCGCTCACCCTCATTCCCTACTACGCCTGGGGCAACCGCGGCCACACCGATATGCAAGTCTGGATTCCAGTGAGCCGGTAG
- a CDS encoding beta-L-arabinofuranosidase domain-containing protein: protein MNRSTRNFLPVALLSFATLIARPATAQDKGLVNTSASTYAKLSGVDVGSVSWQQGFWADRFKVCRESMIPTMWALYHDPVKNHSFRNFEIAAGLEKGEHKGPPFHDGDFYKLFEAVAATYATTKDPALDRMMDEAITVIAKCQRPDGYLNTQATIAALNTGKGTEFQDRLNFESYNLGHLMTAACVHYRATGKTTMLDLAKKATDYLYNFYQRSSPELARNAICPSHYMGVVEMYRTTRDPRYLELSKNLINIRGWCRTAPTTTRTACRSGRCRKPAATPCAPITCLRAWPTCMPKPATKRCSPPWTRCGTT, encoded by the coding sequence ATGAATCGTTCCACCCGCAATTTCCTTCCTGTTGCGCTCCTCAGCTTCGCAACGCTAATTGCCCGACCAGCGACGGCCCAAGACAAAGGACTGGTTAACACATCTGCCAGTACCTATGCCAAGCTGAGCGGCGTGGACGTAGGCAGCGTGAGTTGGCAGCAAGGCTTTTGGGCCGACCGGTTTAAAGTGTGCCGAGAATCCATGATTCCGACCATGTGGGCCTTGTACCATGATCCGGTGAAAAATCACTCGTTCCGCAACTTTGAAATTGCGGCGGGGCTGGAAAAAGGCGAGCACAAAGGTCCGCCCTTTCACGACGGCGACTTTTACAAGCTGTTTGAAGCCGTGGCCGCCACTTACGCCACCACTAAAGACCCGGCCCTGGACCGCATGATGGACGAGGCCATCACCGTTATTGCCAAGTGCCAGCGCCCCGACGGCTACCTCAATACGCAGGCTACCATTGCGGCGCTGAACACGGGCAAGGGCACCGAGTTTCAGGACCGGCTCAACTTTGAAAGCTACAACCTAGGCCACCTGATGACGGCCGCCTGCGTGCACTACCGCGCCACCGGCAAAACGACCATGCTGGATTTGGCGAAAAAGGCTACCGATTACCTCTACAACTTTTATCAGCGGTCCTCGCCGGAGCTGGCCCGCAATGCCATCTGCCCTTCCCACTACATGGGCGTGGTGGAAATGTACCGCACTACCCGCGACCCGCGCTACTTGGAACTCTCCAAAAACCTGATCAATATCCGGGGCTGGTGCAGAACGGCACCGACGACAACCAGGACCGCCTGCCGTTCCGGCAGATGCAGAAAGCCGGCGGCCACGCCGTGCGCGCCAATTACCTGTTTGCGGGCGTGGCCGACGTGTATGCCGAAACCGGCGACAAAGCGTTGCTCACCACCCTGGACAAGATGTGGAACGACGTGA
- a CDS encoding glycosyl hydrolase gives MTEIRLSGEARIHQYEGKNGEVWRVSERTTAQQLPDSLCVPLSKVVNLTGKLDATGRLIWNVPPGNWTILRVGHGSTGQINTTGGGAGGLECDKFNPEAVKLQFDSWFGEAIRQGGPDLASRVLKMFHVDSWECGSQNWSINFATEFKQRRGYELLPYLPVLTGVPLESADVSERVLFDVRQTIAELVNDKFYVTLKEQAHAKGCTFSAEAIAPTMVSDGLLHYQHADVPMGEFWLRSPTHDKPNDMLDAISGAHIYGKNIVQAEAFTELRLAWDEHPGMLKALQDRNYALGINRMVYHVFVHNPWLNRKPGMTLSGIGLFFQRDQTWWKPGRAWVDYARRCQALLQLGHPVTDVAVFTGEETPRRAILPDRLVSTLPGIFGAATVASEKQRLANVGLPMRELPEKVSASANMATAETLVDPLHGYAYDSFNKDVLLNRATVQNGRITLPGGASYSLLIIPGAHPMSPDSTAMSPTVAGRLRELVQAGATVLLNRRPTHSPELRDFPAADKQIQQLTAQLPSTNNLIASTSVAPLSFGQGRVVQGPFTADSFEALGLTRDVVATSASGQRARGIAWNHRTDAQFDIYFISNQLDSLQTINLSVRVAGRQPELWNPVTGETRLAQDWQLENGRTRLPLRLNRNESMFVVFREPTTQQAAHTGRNWTDLELQQTLSGPWQVSFDAKAGGPAQPVVFHDLTDWSKHPDTAIRHYSGTAEYTKTFRWKQSKRRQQRVWLELGQLANLAEVQVNDTTCGISWTAPYRIDITNALRKGDNQLRILVTNTWANRLIGDQALPTDQRHTWTPAPAPAAGKPLLPAGLLGPVGISVSKESSK, from the coding sequence GTGACTGAAATCCGGCTGTCGGGCGAGGCGCGCATTCATCAGTACGAAGGCAAAAACGGTGAGGTGTGGCGCGTAAGTGAGCGAACTACTGCGCAACAGCTCCCGGATTCGCTGTGCGTGCCGCTAAGCAAAGTTGTCAACCTGACCGGCAAGCTGGACGCTACCGGCCGCTTGATCTGGAACGTCCCGCCCGGCAACTGGACAATTCTGCGCGTCGGGCACGGCTCGACGGGCCAAATCAATACCACGGGCGGCGGGGCCGGCGGGCTGGAGTGCGACAAGTTCAATCCCGAAGCCGTGAAGCTGCAATTCGACAGCTGGTTTGGCGAAGCTATCCGCCAGGGCGGACCAGATTTAGCTAGTCGGGTGCTGAAGATGTTTCACGTAGACAGTTGGGAATGCGGCTCGCAGAACTGGTCAATTAACTTTGCCACTGAATTCAAGCAGCGCCGCGGCTACGAATTGCTACCCTATCTGCCGGTGCTGACCGGGGTGCCGCTGGAAAGCGCCGACGTATCGGAAAGGGTGCTGTTTGATGTGCGCCAGACCATTGCGGAACTGGTAAACGACAAGTTCTACGTGACGCTGAAAGAGCAGGCCCACGCCAAAGGCTGCACGTTTTCGGCCGAGGCCATTGCGCCTACCATGGTGAGTGACGGCCTGCTGCACTACCAGCACGCCGACGTACCGATGGGCGAGTTCTGGCTGCGCAGCCCCACCCACGACAAGCCCAACGACATGCTCGACGCCATTTCGGGCGCGCATATCTACGGCAAGAACATCGTGCAGGCCGAAGCTTTCACCGAACTCAGGCTAGCTTGGGACGAGCATCCCGGCATGCTCAAGGCCTTGCAGGACCGCAACTACGCACTGGGCATCAACCGGATGGTGTACCACGTATTCGTGCACAACCCCTGGCTGAACCGAAAGCCCGGCATGACGCTAAGTGGCATCGGCCTTTTTTTCCAGCGCGACCAAACTTGGTGGAAACCCGGCCGCGCCTGGGTGGACTACGCCCGCCGCTGCCAGGCCCTGCTCCAACTTGGCCACCCCGTTACGGACGTAGCGGTATTCACGGGCGAGGAGACCCCGCGCCGCGCCATCCTCCCCGACCGGCTGGTTTCGACGCTGCCGGGCATTTTTGGGGCGGCTACCGTAGCCAGCGAAAAGCAGCGCCTCGCCAACGTTGGCTTGCCCATGCGCGAGTTGCCCGAAAAAGTATCGGCTTCCGCCAACATGGCCACGGCCGAAACCCTGGTGGACCCGCTGCACGGCTATGCCTACGATTCCTTTAACAAGGATGTACTGCTGAACCGCGCCACGGTGCAGAACGGCCGCATCACGCTACCGGGCGGGGCCAGCTACAGTTTGCTGATAATTCCCGGAGCCCACCCCATGTCACCCGATAGCACGGCTATGTCGCCGACCGTGGCCGGTCGGCTGCGGGAGTTGGTGCAAGCCGGGGCCACCGTGCTCCTCAACCGCCGGCCAACTCACTCGCCGGAATTGCGCGACTTCCCGGCGGCCGACAAACAAATTCAGCAGCTCACGGCGCAACTACCTTCCACGAACAACTTAATTGCCTCAACTTCTGTGGCGCCGCTTTCCTTTGGTCAAGGCCGAGTAGTGCAAGGACCTTTCACCGCTGATTCGTTTGAGGCGTTGGGCTTGACGCGGGATGTAGTAGCAACCAGTGCCAGCGGCCAACGCGCCCGCGGCATTGCCTGGAATCACCGCACCGACGCGCAGTTCGATATCTACTTCATTTCCAATCAGCTCGACTCGCTCCAAACCATCAACCTGTCGGTGCGGGTGGCGGGGCGACAGCCGGAGCTATGGAACCCGGTAACGGGTGAAACGCGCTTAGCGCAAGACTGGCAACTCGAAAATGGCCGCACCCGGCTGCCGTTGCGGCTAAACCGCAACGAGTCCATGTTCGTGGTGTTTCGGGAGCCGACCACGCAGCAAGCCGCCCATACCGGCCGAAACTGGACGGACTTAGAGTTGCAGCAAACCCTGAGCGGGCCGTGGCAGGTTTCCTTTGACGCCAAAGCCGGTGGCCCTGCCCAACCCGTCGTCTTCCATGACCTCACGGACTGGAGCAAGCACCCCGACACGGCCATCCGGCATTATTCCGGCACCGCCGAGTACACCAAGACTTTCCGCTGGAAGCAAAGTAAGCGCCGCCAGCAGCGGGTGTGGCTGGAGCTCGGCCAACTCGCCAACCTAGCCGAAGTGCAGGTGAACGACACAACTTGTGGCATTTCCTGGACTGCTCCCTACCGCATCGACATCACCAACGCCCTACGCAAGGGCGACAACCAGCTTCGCATTCTCGTGACCAACACTTGGGCTAACCGCCTCATCGGCGACCAAGCCCTCCCCACTGACCAGCGCCACACCTGGACGCCTGCGCCTGCGCCAGCCGCTGGCAAGCCACTGCTACCGGCTGGCTTGCTCGGGCCAGTTGGCATCAGCGTTTCCAAGGAATCGTCGAAATGA
- a CDS encoding glycosyl hydrolase has product MNRRLTPSFFACNLLLGLITCVVSPEAQAQSSAAPVDLKAAFQNPPEAAKPWVFWYWMNAAVTPEGITADLEAMREAGIGGAYLMPIKGVENPPAITPPAVQLSPQWWKMVKHAMREADRLGLKLAMHVSDGFALAGGPWITPELSMQKVVYTQSLVKGGRRINQVLPQAATVQNYYRDIAVYAYPTPQGISSTATSKPRVTSNIAGGKPELLAVAGNKEGFKTSEPGWIQYAFDQPFTCRSLRIRSNGYNYQANRLLVEVSNDGQQFRPVTRLQPPRSGWQDSSAVTHALPPPPPATSVSATTRRVRNRVPRTWTRPSGNSR; this is encoded by the coding sequence ATGAATCGTAGGCTCACTCCTTCTTTCTTCGCGTGCAACCTGCTTCTCGGGCTGATTACCTGCGTGGTCAGCCCCGAGGCGCAGGCGCAGTCCAGCGCGGCCCCTGTCGACTTGAAGGCGGCGTTTCAGAACCCGCCCGAGGCGGCCAAACCGTGGGTGTTCTGGTACTGGATGAACGCCGCCGTGACGCCCGAGGGCATTACGGCCGACCTGGAAGCTATGCGCGAAGCGGGCATCGGCGGGGCCTACCTCATGCCGATAAAGGGCGTTGAAAATCCGCCGGCTATTACGCCGCCAGCCGTGCAACTCTCGCCGCAATGGTGGAAAATGGTGAAGCACGCCATGAGGGAAGCCGACCGCCTCGGCCTGAAACTGGCCATGCACGTGAGCGACGGATTTGCCCTGGCCGGCGGCCCCTGGATTACGCCGGAGCTGTCGATGCAGAAGGTGGTGTACACGCAGAGCCTGGTGAAAGGTGGCCGCCGCATAAACCAAGTGCTGCCGCAGGCCGCCACCGTGCAAAACTACTACCGCGACATTGCGGTGTACGCCTATCCTACTCCCCAAGGCATCAGCTCCACGGCCACCAGCAAACCCCGCGTTACGAGCAACATAGCGGGTGGCAAGCCAGAACTGCTGGCCGTGGCTGGCAACAAAGAAGGCTTTAAAACCAGTGAACCGGGCTGGATTCAGTACGCCTTCGACCAGCCTTTTACTTGCCGCTCCCTGCGCATTCGTTCCAACGGCTATAACTACCAGGCCAACCGCTTATTAGTGGAAGTCAGCAACGACGGCCAGCAGTTCCGGCCCGTCACGCGGCTGCAACCGCCCCGCAGCGGCTGGCAGGACAGCAGCGCCGTAACGCACGCGCTGCCCCCACCACCGCCCGCTACTTCCGTTTCCGCTACGACCCGACGGGTTCGGAACCGGGTGCCGAGGACTTGGACGCGGCCAAGTGGAAACAGTCGCTAA